In Dyadobacter sp. NIV53, a single window of DNA contains:
- a CDS encoding protein-glutamate O-methyltransferase CheR, which produces METIDYRGLESLIFRLRETSGFDFSGYTRPSLMRRARLHLVKRAVSLSELMTDIHRNEVAAYDLVQDLTVNYSEMFRDPDFFALLKSEVLSYFESCATFRIWVAGCASGEEAFSLSILLRESGLIDKSIIYATDLNKKILASAREGVFSLARARNFSENYLKAGGNYSLSDYYQVSYGKAIMHHELRKKIIFSHHDLVGDGVFNEFQLICCRNVMIYFTLEQRKKVLELLYESLSMYGYLCLGKRESLSYSGLEEKFRIISIPLNIYQKIL; this is translated from the coding sequence ATGGAAACTATTGATTATCGCGGACTTGAGTCACTGATTTTCCGGCTGAGGGAAACATCAGGATTTGATTTTTCGGGTTATACACGCCCTTCGCTAATGAGAAGAGCCCGGTTGCATCTGGTTAAACGTGCGGTTAGCCTGTCAGAGTTAATGACTGACATTCATCGTAATGAAGTTGCGGCTTATGATCTGGTGCAGGATCTGACAGTCAATTATTCTGAAATGTTCCGGGACCCTGATTTTTTTGCTTTGTTGAAATCAGAAGTTCTGAGCTATTTTGAATCCTGCGCCACATTTCGCATTTGGGTGGCCGGATGTGCATCCGGAGAAGAAGCATTTTCTCTCTCTATTTTATTGCGGGAGTCAGGACTGATAGATAAGTCGATTATTTATGCCACAGATCTTAACAAGAAAATACTTGCATCTGCTAGAGAAGGTGTTTTTTCTTTGGCCCGGGCACGTAATTTCTCCGAAAATTATTTAAAAGCAGGTGGAAATTATTCCTTATCCGATTACTATCAGGTTTCATATGGAAAGGCAATTATGCATCACGAATTACGAAAAAAGATCATTTTCTCTCATCATGACCTGGTAGGTGATGGGGTTTTTAATGAATTCCAACTGATTTGCTGCCGAAATGTGATGATTTATTTTACACTGGAACAAAGAAAAAAAGTACTTGAATTACTGTATGAAAGCCTCTCGATGTATGGTTATTTGTGCCTTGGTAAAAGAGAATCCTTAAGCTATTCAGGGTTGGAGGAAAAATTCAGGATAATTAGTATTCCACTAAATATTTACCAAAAGATATTATAA
- a CDS encoding DUF3224 domain-containing protein — MMLSANATFFVTDGYEEFFSKNENGEKLTTGKFTIVYEGEMKGESILMELKNNMSKANTTVYGLERFTGVIAGRTGSVVFEHKGNYENGLVTTVRKIVPGSGTNELVGIVGEILFTSKNAKEYHLTLNYNFTE, encoded by the coding sequence ATGATGTTATCGGCAAATGCTACTTTCTTCGTTACAGATGGTTATGAGGAGTTTTTTAGCAAGAACGAAAATGGAGAAAAACTGACAACCGGTAAGTTCACGATCGTTTATGAAGGTGAAATGAAAGGAGAAAGCATTTTGATGGAATTGAAAAATAATATGAGTAAAGCGAATACAACGGTATATGGATTAGAACGGTTTACCGGTGTTATTGCCGGGAGAACGGGAAGTGTTGTATTTGAACATAAGGGAAATTATGAAAACGGATTGGTCACAACTGTACGTAAAATTGTTCCTGGAAGCGGCACCAATGAACTGGTCGGTATTGTAGGAGAAATATTATTTACTTCGAAAAATGCAAAAGAATATCACCTCACTTTAAACTACAATTTCACTGAATAG
- a CDS encoding response regulator, translating into MDKTKILLLDDREENLISLKAILSRDDIDIYETTSPNEALRIVWENEIAVALVDVQMPGMDGFEFAETLASNPKTKEILIVFVTAISKETTYAVRGLKSGAIDYLYKPLDPYITNAKVDALIRLSRSQKEIREKNKLLENYATIVTNSPDIIVMVEPETARILSINPSVETILGLAPQSLEDTSMLDLLVDSSNSKLKEVLIDRSYMEGQTIVIEDRFYGRLRQPLWLELRIMYKNRLLFINLHNIEKRKAYEKQLLEAQSVAEKARKMKETFLANMSHEIRTPLNGILGIANLLEATELDLSQRNLLEMLTHSSGSLLNILNDILDISKIEEGKFSIVPKTTDLRLLGKGIIDLMKFKSDEKDIELSLFVDERIPEFVSVDGMRLNQILLNLIGNALKFTDSGLVKLKMEYQGFNDGLHQIRFSVVDTGIGISKEDMQNVFSEYGQASEHTSHHYGGTGLGLTISKKLVQLMKGELQAKSELNFGSEFYFTMDMAAANEKVSEKTALVSYTALPTFSGIRILVAEDNRINALLIKKYLTTWLIETIMVENGQEAIEVLEDDEFDLIIMDTRMPVMNGFESARYIRKTLKIDTPILSLSATVLAEEVEEAYESGMNDTLSKPFQPAKLHEKIDSMLNSLY; encoded by the coding sequence ATGGACAAAACAAAAATTCTGCTGCTGGATGACCGGGAAGAAAATCTAATTTCTCTAAAAGCGATACTGAGCAGGGATGACATTGATATATACGAAACAACTTCCCCTAATGAAGCGCTGCGCATCGTATGGGAAAATGAGATTGCAGTCGCACTTGTTGATGTACAGATGCCAGGAATGGATGGCTTTGAATTTGCCGAAACACTGGCTTCAAACCCCAAAACCAAAGAAATCCTGATTGTATTTGTTACCGCAATTTCCAAAGAAACCACTTATGCAGTCAGGGGATTAAAATCCGGTGCAATTGATTATCTATACAAACCACTGGATCCCTACATAACCAATGCAAAAGTCGATGCACTGATCCGGCTCTCACGAAGTCAGAAAGAGATACGTGAAAAGAATAAGCTTCTTGAAAATTATGCTACAATCGTCACAAATTCACCTGACATTATTGTTATGGTTGAGCCTGAGACTGCCAGAATATTATCAATCAATCCTTCGGTAGAAACAATCCTAGGCCTTGCACCGCAAAGTTTGGAAGATACATCCATGCTAGATTTACTTGTAGATTCTTCTAATTCCAAACTTAAGGAAGTACTGATAGACCGCTCATATATGGAAGGTCAGACTATTGTAATTGAAGATAGGTTTTATGGCCGTTTGAGGCAACCGTTGTGGCTGGAACTTCGGATTATGTATAAAAACAGGTTACTCTTTATTAATTTACATAATATCGAGAAACGAAAAGCATATGAGAAACAGCTGCTGGAAGCCCAGTCCGTTGCAGAAAAAGCGAGGAAGATGAAAGAAACTTTTCTTGCGAATATGAGCCACGAGATCCGGACACCTCTAAACGGAATACTTGGAATTGCCAATTTACTGGAGGCAACAGAACTGGATTTGTCTCAGCGAAACCTATTGGAAATGCTTACCCATTCCTCGGGATCGCTTTTGAATATACTTAATGACATTTTGGATATCTCAAAAATAGAGGAAGGTAAATTTTCCATTGTTCCAAAAACAACAGATTTAAGGTTGCTGGGCAAAGGAATTATTGACCTGATGAAATTTAAAAGTGACGAAAAAGATATCGAATTGAGCCTGTTTGTGGATGAAAGAATTCCTGAATTCGTTTCGGTTGACGGAATGAGGTTAAATCAAATATTGCTGAATCTGATTGGAAATGCACTCAAATTTACAGATTCTGGCCTGGTAAAGCTTAAGATGGAATATCAGGGATTTAATGATGGACTCCATCAGATCCGATTTTCTGTGGTTGATACCGGAATAGGGATTTCCAAAGAAGACATGCAGAATGTATTTTCGGAATATGGACAGGCTTCCGAACATACTTCGCATCATTATGGAGGAACAGGACTTGGGCTTACAATTTCCAAAAAACTGGTTCAGTTGATGAAAGGTGAACTCCAGGCCAAAAGTGAATTAAACTTTGGAAGTGAATTTTATTTCACTATGGATATGGCAGCTGCCAATGAAAAAGTATCAGAAAAAACTGCATTGGTGTCGTATACCGCTTTACCGACTTTTTCAGGGATCAGGATATTGGTTGCGGAAGATAACCGAATTAACGCCCTATTGATTAAAAAGTATTTAACAACCTGGTTAATTGAAACCATTATGGTTGAAAATGGCCAGGAGGCAATAGAAGTATTGGAGGATGATGAATTCGATTTGATTATCATGGATACCCGAATGCCGGTAATGAACGGTTTTGAGTCGGCCAGATATATCCGTAAAACTTTAAAAATTGATACTCCCATATTGTCTCTCTCTGCTACGGTGCTGGCAGAAGAAGTGGAAGAAGCTTATGAGTCAGGCATGAACGATACACTTTCAAAGCCTTTTCAACCCGCCAAGCTCCATGAAAAAATTGATTCCATGCTTAATTCTTTATACTGA
- a CDS encoding response regulator, giving the protein MRLTFQKQVFLGIAFSIVLVTLVGLTSYNALVIQQENSSWVNHTKDVIAVSNKVKNLLLTAESNIRGFALTKNSKFENSYNDANENIWDEINNLKVLTQDNPVQSAKLDTLTGLLSNKLELMSIQLDQLQSDSNSSDTLRLLIIKGKNLSSKIDFNFNRIENTEQALLTEREQKAIESSSNAKMVIVFGTGIFMLVIFLLYYFIRQTYNSQIASEKETKKVNAQLEKIVLADQEKNWILSAAAEVSIAVRGEPSRDELAYNLIHKIAEITGAIIAIIYLKSEEGNYLEYAVSYGVANDELVPKIIAPGQGILGQVFKDKLDFKKIDVSPDYIQVVSGTGRSKPGIIFVKSLIFEGTVIALLEIALLHEPHSGTVRLLETISENVAIALMAARARLAMQQLLDKSQRQAEELEAQQEQLSNTHEELILNSSLLQVSEEELRIQQEELKQINTELEEKAFMLEEQKGTLEEARDQLQLKADELEKSGKFKSEFLANMSHELRTPLNSILILSHILEENKEQRLSEDEQRYASVIHNSGSDLLTLINDILDLAKVESGKIDLHHENIDTEFLLIEIRNTFYKVAENKGLGLSITKDESCPAKMYLDHVRLLQILRNLLSNAIKFTSAPGEVSLVVSLKNDRWIFEVSDTGIGIPEDKQQAIFEAFQQADGSTSRKYGGTGLGLSITKELTNLFGGTISLKSEPGKGSVFTLTLPVPVFTEQADVFPIKDELPVIKSQEFKKPVNEKEQENRLLLIEDDPFFAADMANKARNSGFQVATAETGQLGLQLARSFRPTAIILDMHLPDMSGEALLKELKSDNKTRLIPVHTVSAGDKDDFNSEGAIGFIQKPINRKSAEGIFDLLKFEGKNLSKQRILLVEDDTFQSKYLGDFLTDNNIFVLYAYSAGEAMAILSNDSVDGIILDIHLSDMNGLDFLDQIKQNPSYSALPVVINTAEDLSHPDLVRVMKYAHPVVMKTRKSNERLLDEVKLFLTKILPKPIFTPIAKRDSGNVQGYTEKSFVGKKVLLADDDMRNIFALSAVLEGAGFSIVIAMNGKEAIQKLEEIPDIQLVLMDVMMPEMDGIEATRVIRENKKWLDLPIIAVTAKAMQGDREQCMAAGANDYISKPVDTDKLLSLIKVWIHSA; this is encoded by the coding sequence ATGCGTCTTACTTTTCAGAAACAAGTCTTTTTAGGCATTGCTTTTTCTATTGTTTTAGTCACATTGGTTGGCTTAACATCTTATAATGCCCTGGTAATTCAGCAGGAGAATTCTTCGTGGGTCAATCACACCAAGGATGTCATTGCAGTTTCTAATAAAGTAAAAAATTTATTGCTTACAGCCGAATCGAATATCAGGGGATTTGCACTTACTAAAAACAGTAAGTTCGAAAATTCATACAATGATGCAAATGAAAATATCTGGGATGAAATTAACAACCTGAAAGTGTTAACACAGGATAATCCTGTGCAAAGTGCGAAACTTGATACCTTGACAGGCCTGTTGAGCAATAAGCTGGAATTAATGAGCATACAATTGGACCAGCTCCAGTCTGATAGTAACAGTTCGGATACGCTTCGTTTACTTATTATAAAAGGTAAAAATCTGTCTTCAAAAATTGATTTCAATTTTAACAGGATAGAAAATACTGAACAGGCCCTGCTGACCGAACGTGAGCAAAAAGCTATAGAAAGCTCCTCTAACGCTAAAATGGTGATCGTTTTTGGAACCGGAATTTTTATGCTGGTTATATTTCTGCTTTATTATTTTATCCGCCAGACTTACAATTCACAAATTGCTTCTGAAAAGGAAACAAAAAAGGTAAATGCACAACTTGAAAAGATTGTATTGGCCGATCAGGAAAAAAACTGGATACTGAGTGCCGCTGCCGAAGTTAGTATTGCCGTGAGAGGTGAGCCTTCCAGAGATGAACTGGCTTATAACCTGATCCATAAAATAGCTGAAATTACCGGTGCAATAATTGCCATTATATATCTCAAATCCGAGGAGGGCAATTATCTTGAATATGCCGTTTCTTATGGCGTTGCTAATGATGAATTAGTCCCAAAAATAATAGCACCAGGACAAGGTATACTTGGACAAGTATTTAAGGATAAACTTGATTTTAAAAAAATAGACGTATCCCCGGACTACATTCAGGTTGTTAGTGGAACCGGACGGAGTAAGCCCGGAATTATTTTCGTTAAATCTCTGATTTTTGAAGGTACTGTAATTGCATTACTTGAAATAGCCCTGCTACATGAGCCGCATTCCGGAACAGTTCGTTTGCTGGAAACAATTTCCGAAAATGTTGCAATTGCTTTGATGGCAGCAAGGGCAAGATTGGCTATGCAGCAATTACTTGATAAAAGCCAAAGGCAGGCAGAAGAACTGGAAGCCCAGCAGGAGCAGCTAAGTAATACACATGAAGAGTTGATCCTGAACTCATCCCTGCTTCAGGTTTCGGAAGAAGAACTTCGTATTCAACAGGAAGAATTAAAGCAGATCAATACAGAACTGGAAGAAAAAGCCTTTATGCTTGAGGAGCAAAAGGGAACGCTGGAAGAAGCCAGGGATCAGTTACAGCTAAAAGCGGATGAGCTCGAAAAAAGTGGCAAGTTTAAAAGTGAATTTCTTGCCAATATGAGCCACGAATTACGAACACCACTGAACAGTATACTGATATTATCCCATATTCTCGAAGAAAATAAAGAGCAGCGACTAAGTGAAGATGAACAGCGCTATGCTTCGGTTATACATAATTCGGGAAGCGATTTACTTACCCTGATTAACGATATACTAGACCTTGCCAAGGTTGAATCCGGGAAAATCGATCTGCATCATGAAAATATCGATACAGAATTTTTGCTTATAGAAATCAGGAACACATTTTATAAAGTTGCTGAAAATAAAGGGCTTGGACTAAGCATTACGAAGGATGAATCCTGTCCTGCTAAAATGTACCTGGATCACGTAAGGCTCCTGCAAATCCTTAGAAATTTACTTTCGAATGCCATAAAATTTACATCAGCACCCGGTGAAGTTTCGTTGGTAGTTTCATTGAAAAATGATCGCTGGATTTTTGAAGTTTCGGATACCGGTATTGGCATTCCGGAAGATAAGCAGCAGGCAATTTTTGAAGCTTTTCAGCAGGCTGATGGCTCTACTAGTAGAAAATACGGCGGTACCGGGTTGGGATTGTCCATTACAAAAGAGCTTACAAATTTATTCGGGGGCACGATCTCCTTAAAAAGTGAACCCGGAAAAGGGTCAGTTTTTACGCTGACACTGCCAGTTCCAGTATTTACCGAACAAGCTGATGTGTTTCCCATAAAGGATGAATTACCTGTTATTAAATCTCAGGAATTTAAAAAGCCTGTGAACGAAAAAGAACAGGAAAACCGGTTACTGCTCATTGAGGACGATCCTTTTTTCGCTGCTGATATGGCCAACAAGGCCCGGAATAGTGGGTTTCAGGTTGCAACTGCTGAAACTGGCCAGCTCGGTCTGCAATTAGCAAGATCTTTCAGGCCAACTGCGATTATACTGGATATGCATTTGCCGGATATGTCTGGCGAAGCTTTACTGAAAGAACTTAAATCAGATAACAAAACCCGACTGATTCCCGTGCATACTGTATCTGCCGGTGATAAAGATGACTTTAATTCGGAAGGTGCAATCGGATTTATTCAAAAACCGATTAACAGAAAATCGGCAGAAGGAATTTTTGACTTATTGAAATTTGAAGGAAAAAATCTATCTAAACAAAGAATACTGCTTGTTGAAGATGATACGTTCCAAAGTAAATATCTGGGTGATTTCCTGACTGACAATAATATTTTTGTTCTATACGCCTATTCGGCAGGGGAAGCCATGGCAATTCTATCAAATGATTCTGTCGATGGTATTATTCTGGATATCCACTTATCCGATATGAATGGCCTTGATTTTTTGGACCAGATCAAGCAAAATCCATCTTACTCCGCTTTGCCTGTTGTGATCAATACAGCAGAAGATCTTTCTCATCCGGATCTTGTCAGGGTTATGAAATATGCTCATCCGGTGGTCATGAAAACGCGTAAATCTAATGAGAGGCTACTGGACGAAGTAAAACTTTTCCTTACAAAAATTCTTCCAAAACCTATTTTCACTCCGATTGCAAAGCGGGATTCTGGCAATGTACAAGGTTATACTGAAAAAAGTTTTGTCGGAAAAAAAGTATTGCTGGCCGATGATGATATGCGTAATATTTTTGCATTAAGCGCTGTACTGGAAGGAGCAGGCTTTTCTATCGTAATTGCCATGAATGGTAAGGAAGCCATTCAGAAATTGGAAGAAATACCCGATATTCAGCTTGTCCTGATGGATGTAATGATGCCTGAAATGGATGGAATTGAGGCAACGCGGGTAATAAGGGAGAATAAAAAATGGTTGGATTTGCCGATCATAGCGGTAACGGCTAAGGCAATGCAGGGAGACCGGGAACAATGTATGGCTGCCGGTGCCAACGATTATATCTCGAAACCAGTAGATACTGACAAACTGCTTTCGCTCATCAAAGTTTGGATACACTCAGCTTAA